The following coding sequences are from one Carassius auratus strain Wakin chromosome 47, ASM336829v1, whole genome shotgun sequence window:
- the LOC113065083 gene encoding fibroin heavy chain-like isoform X9, with amino-acid sequence MTARVYCSLMAVLSCLSGNLIITDATFSFPTMVFGFCPMKLTVVPSRRGCFFDGDCPGGEKCCIFESGSACVPPVSMTFPKIVAGFCPTKLTVVPSRRGCFSDGDCFGGDKCCIFESGPACVPPVSMDRIIQESLMKPGLCPPPTFERRSCTTFCNGDSDCPNNEKCCSNGCGRYCTAPYAVKPGQCPKPKDTPECAESCFHDGQCPDSQKCCPTTCGYACSEANDQESGQGSVHVSVKAGGNGRGYVSIQTSNRGSSSGSSSGFGSGGSSGSSSGTGSGSGQAQGSSSGSVSGSGSGQAQGSGSGSVSGSGSGSSSGTGSGSGSSSGTGSGSGSSSGSGQVQGSSSGSSYGTGSAGGSGSGSSSGSGQAQGSSSGSGYGTGSSSGSGQAQGSSSGSGSSFGSVSSSGSGYGTGSASSSGSGSSSGSGQAQGSSSGSGSSFGSGYGTGIASSSGTGSGSGSSSGSGHGTGTGSSSGSGYGTGSGYGTGSASSSGSGSGSGTSSGSGYGTGSASSSGTGSGSGSSSGSGQAQGSSSGTGSSYGSVSSSGSGSGTGSASSSGSGSGTGSASSSGSGYGSGTSSGSGYGTGSASSSGSGSGTGSASSIGSGSGSGTSSGSGYGTGSGSSSGSGQAQGSSSGGGSSYGSVSSSGSGYGTGSASSSGSGSGSGSSSGSGQAQGSSSGSGSSYGSVSSSGSGYGTGSASSSGTGSGMGSSSGTGSGSGSGSGSGSSSGSGQAQGSSSGSGSSYGSVSSSGSGYGTGSASSSGTGSGMGSSSGTGSGSGSGSGSGSSSGSGQAQGSSSGSGSNYGSVSSSGSGYGTGSASSSGTAFGSGSSSGIGQAQGSSPGSGSGTGSGSSSGSGSGTGSGSSSSSGQAQGSSSGSGSNYGSVSSSGSGHGTGSASSSGTGSGSGSSSGIGQAQESSSGSGSGTGSSSGSGQAQGSSSGSGSSYGSVSSSGSGHGTGSGSSSGIGQAQGSSSGSGSGTGSSSGSGQAQGSSSGSGSSYGSVSSSGSGYGTGSASSSGTGSGSGSSSGSGQAQGSSSGSGYGTGSSSGSGQVQESSSGNGSGSVSSSGSGTSSGSGQAQERISGSSSGTGNASSSGTGSGSGTSYGSGQAQGSSSGIGSGSGSGSNQVQGSSSGSGSSYGSGSSQAQGSGSGSGTSHGSGSSQAQGSGSGGGSSQAQGSGSGSGSSYGSGSSQAQRSGSGSGSSQAQGSGSQGSEGSQVQGSGSGGGTSYGSSNYGSQAQASGSGSGTSHGSGSSQAQGSGSGSGYGSGTSHGSESSQAQGSGSGSGSSQAQGSGSGSVSGQAQGSSSESGSGSNYGSGQAQASGSGSRTGYESGSNNGHGSNQAQGGSSESGYGSGISHGSGSSQAQGSGSGGRTSYGSGNNYGSSQAQASGSGSGTGYESGRNNGHGSNQVQGSSSESGYGSGISHGSGSSQAQGSGSRGGSGYGSGSSSGTSYGSGSSQAQGTGSGSVSGQAQGSSSESGSGSGNNYGSGSNYGSAQASGSGSGTGYESGSNNGHGSSQVQGGSSESGSGSGSNYGSGQAQGSSSETDSESGSNYGSGQAQGSSSETSSGSGTDSGSSQSQGSGSGSGSSSGSGQAQGGGSGSGTDYESGSNYESGGGQAQGSGSGSGRNYGSGRGRARGSGSGRGQAQGSNYGSGSGLAQGSGYGRGSSSGSGYRHSSGSDQGSGQAQGSNYGSGSDPGSGYGSESSSGNGYRHSSGSDQGSGQAQGSSYGSGSDQGSSYASGHGSGQYQGSSDESGRRYGSDQGSSYRSGNGYETYGNRHDQGSGHGSSQHQESSYGSGHGSGQRQGSNKGSGHGSRQAQGSD; translated from the exons ATGACAGCACGAGTGTACTGCTCGTTGATGGCTGTTTTATCATGTCTGTCTGGAAACTTGATCATAACAGATGCCACAT TCAGCTTCCCAACAATGGTGTTTGGTTTCTGTCCGATGAAGCTGACGGTCGTGCCGTCTCGTCGAGGATGTTTCTTTGATGGAGATTGCCCTGGAGGAGAAAAATGCTGTATATTTGAGTCGGGGTCTGCATGTGTGCCACCTGTTTCCA TGACCTTCCCAAAAATTGTGGCCGGGTTCTGTCCGACAAAGCTGACTGTTGTGCCATCCCGTCGAGGGTGTTTTTCTGATGGAGACTGCTTTGGAGGAGACAAATGCTGTATATTTGAGTCAGGGCCCGCATGTGTGCCACCTGTTTCCA TGGATAGAATTATTCAGGAGTCATTGATGAAGCCAGGACTGTGTCCACCCCCAACCTTTGAAAGAAGATCGTGTACCACATTCTGTAACGGTGACTCTGACTGTCCCAACAATGAGAAGTGCTGCAGCAATGGATGTGGTCGTTACTGTACGGCTCCATATGCAG TGAAACCAGGTCAATGTCCCAAACCGAAGGACACTCCAGAATGTGCTGAAAGCTGTTtccatgatggccagtgtcctgacTCGCAGAAATGTTGCCCAACTACCTGTGGCTATGCATGTAGTGAAGCAAATGATCAAGAAAGTGGTCAGGGAAGTGTTCATGTAAGTGTTAAGGCAGGTGGAAATGGAAGGGGTTATGTAAGTATTCAGACAAGTAATCGTGGAAGTAGTTCTGGAAGTAGTTCTGGATTTGGTTCTGGAGGTAGTTCTGGAAGTAGTTCTGGAACTGGTTCTGGAAGTGGTCAGGCTCAGGGAAGTAGTTCTGGTAGTGTAAGTGGTTCTGGAAGTGGTCAGGCTCAGGGAAGTGGTTCTGGAAGTGTAAGTGGTTCTGGGAGTGGGAGTAGTTCTGGAACTGGTTCTGGGAGTGGAAGTAGTTCTGGAACTGGTTCTGGGAGTGGAAGTAGTTCTGGAAGTGGTCAGGTTCAAGGGAGTAGTTCTGGAAGCAGTTATGGAACTGGAAGTGCAGGTGGTTCTGGAAGTGGAAGTAGTTCTGGAAGTGGTCAGGCTCAGGGAAGTAGTTCTGGAAGTGGTTATGGAACTGGAAGTAGTTCTGGAAGTGGTCAGGCTCAGGGAAGTAGTTCTGGAAGTGGGAGTAGTTTTGGAAGTGTGAGTAGTTCTGGAAGTGGTTATGGAACTGGAAGTGCAAGTAGTTCTGGAAGTGGAAGTAGTTCTGGAAGTGGTCAGGCTCAGGGAAGTAGTTCTGGAAGTGGGAGTAGTTTTGGAAGTGGTTATGGAACTGGAATTGCAAGTAGTTCTGGAACTGGTTCTGGAAGTGGAAGTAGTTCTGGAAGTGGTCATGGAACAGGAACTGGAAGTAGTTCTGGAAGTGGTTATGGAACTGGAAGTGGTTATGGAACTGGAAGTGCAAGTAGTTCTGGAAGTGGTTCTGGAAGTGGAACTAGTTCCGGAAGTGGTTATGGAACTGGAAGTGCAAGTAGTTCTGGAACAGGTTCTGGAAGTGGAAGTAGTTCCGGAAGTGGTCAGGCTCAGGGAAGTAGTTCTGGAACTGGGAGTAGTTATGGAAGTGTGAGTAGTTCTGGAAGTGGTTCTGGAACTGGAAGTGCAAGTAGTTCTGGAAGTGGTTCTGGAACTGGAAGTGCAAGTAGTTCTGGAAGTGGTTATGGAAGTGGAACTAGTTCCGGAAGTGGTTATGGAACTGGAAGTGCAAGTAGTTCTGGAAGTGGTTCTGGAACTGGAAGTGCAAGTAGTATTGGAAGTGGTTCTGGAAGTGGAACTAGTTCCGGAAGTGGTTATGGAACTGGAAGTGGAAGTAGTTCTGGAAGTGGTCAGGCTCAGGGGAGTAGTTCTGGAGGTGGGAGTAGTTATGGAAGTGTGAGTAGTTCTGGAAGTGGTTATGGAACTGGAAGTGCAAGTAGTTCTGGAAGTG GTTCTGGAAGTGGAAGTAGTTCTGGAAGTGGTCAGGCTCAGGGAAGTAGTTCTGGAAGTGGGAGTAGTTATGGAAGTGTGAGTAGTTCTGGAAGTGGTTATGGAACTGGAAGTGCAAGTAGTTCTGGAACTGGTTCTGGAATGGGAAGTAGTTCTGGAACGGGTTCTGGAAGTGGAAGTGGTTCTGGAAGTGGAAGTAGTTCTGGAAGTGGTCAGGCTCAGGGAAGTAGTTCTGGAAGTGGGAGTAGTTATGGAAGTGTGAGTAGTTCTGGAAGTGGTTATGGAACTGGAAGTGCAAGTAGTTCTGGAACTGGTTCTGGAATGGGAAGTAGTTCTGGAACTGGTTCTGGAAGTGGAAGTGGTTCTGGAAGTGGAAGTAGTTCTGGAAGTGGTCAGGCTCAGGGAAGTAGTTCTGGAAGTGGGAGTAATTATGGAAGTGTGAGTAGTTCTGGAAGTGGTTATGGAACTGGAAGTGCAAGTAGTTCTGGAACTGCTTTTGGAAGTGGAAGTAGTTCTGGAATTGGTCAGGCTCAGGGAAGTAGTCCTGGAAGTGGTTCAGGAACTGGAAGTGGAAGTAGTTCTGGAAGTGGTTCAGGAACTGGAAGTGGAAGTAGTTCTTCAAGTGGTCAGGCTCAGGGAAGTAGTTCTGGAAGTGGGAGTAATTATGGAAGTGTGAGTAGTTCTGGAAGTGGTCATGGAACTGGAAGTGCAAGTAGTTCTGGAACAGGTTCTGGAAGTGGAAGTAGTTCTGGAATTGGTCAGGCTCAGGAAAGTAGTTCCGGAAGTGGTTCTGGAACTGGAAGTAGTTCTGGAAGTGGTCAGGCTCAGGGGAGTAGTTCTGGAAGTGGGAGTAGTTATGGAAGTGTGAGTAGTTCTGGAAGTGGTCATGGAACTGGAAGTGGAAGTAGTTCTGGAATTGGTCAGGCTCAGGGAAGTAGTTCCGGAAGTGGTTCTGGAACTGGAAGTAGTTCTGGAAGTGGTCAGGCTCAGGGAAGTAGTTCTGGAAGTGGGAGTAGTTATGGAAGTGTGAGTAGTTCTGGAAGTGGTTATGGAACTGGAAGTGCAAGTAGTTCTGGAACAGGTTCTGGAAGTGGAAGTAGTTCTGGAAGTGGTCAGGCTCAGGGAAGTAGTTCCGGAAGTGGTTATGGAACTGGAAGTAGTTCTGGAAGTGGTCAGGTTCAGGAGAGTAGTTCTGGAAATGGTTCTGGAAGTGTGAGTAGTTCTGGAAGTGGAACTAGTTCCGGAAGTGGTCAGGCTCAAGAACGTATTTCTGGAAGTAGTTCTGGAACTGGAAATGCAAGTAGTTCTGGAACTGGTTCTGGAAGTGGAACTAGTTATGGAAGTGGCCAGGCTCAGGGAAGTAGTTCTGGAATTGGAAGTGGTTCAGGAAGTGGAAGCAATCAGGTTCAAGGAAGTAGTTCTGGAAGTGGAAGTAGTTATGGAAGTGGCAGCAGTCAGGCTCAGGGAAGTGGTTCTGGAAGTGGAACTAGTCATGGAAGTGGAAGCAGTCAGGCTCAGGGAAGTGGTTCCGGAGGTGGAAGCAGTCAGGCTCAGGGAAGTGGTTCTGGAAGTGGAAGTAGTTATGGAAGTGGAAGCAGTCAGGCCCAGAGAAGTGGTTCTGGAAGTGGAAGCAGTCAGGCTCAGGGAAGTGGAAGTCAAGGAAGTGAAGGTAGTCAGGTTCAGGGAAGTGGTTCTGGAGGTGGAACTAGTTATGGGAGCAGTAATTATGGTAGTCAGGCTCAGGCAAGTGGTTCTGGAAGTGGAACTAGTCATGGAAGTGGAAGCAGTCAGGCTCAGGGAAGCGGTTCTGGAAGTGGTTATGGAAGTGGAACTAGTCACGGAAGTGAAAGCAGTCAGGCTCAGGGAAGTGGTTCTGGAAGTGGAAGCAGTCAGGCTCAGGGAAGTGGTTCTGGAAGTGTTAGTGGTCAGGCTCAGGGAAGTAGTTCTGAAAGTGGTTCTGGAAGTAATTATGGAAGCGGTCAGGCTCAGGCAAGTGGTTCTGGAAGTAGAACTGGTTATGAAAGTGGAAGTAATAATGGACATGGAAGCAATCAGGCTCAAGGAGGTAGTTCTGAAAGTGGTTATGGAAGTGGAATTAGTCATGGAAGTGGAAGCAGTCAGGCTCAGGGAAGTGGTTCTGGAGGTAGAACTAGTTATGGGAGTGGAAATAATTACGGAAGCAGTCAGGCTCAGGCAAGTGGTTCTGGAAGTGGAACTGGTTATGAAAGTGGAAGAAATAATGGACATGGAAGCAATCAGGTTCAAGGAAGTAGTTCTGAAAGTGGTTATGGAAGTGGAATTAGTCATGGAAGTGGAAGCAGTCAGGCTCAGGGAAGTGGTTCTAGAGGTGGAAGTGGTTATGGAAGTGGAAGTAGTTCTGGAACTAGTTATGGAAGTGGAAGCAGTCAGGCTCAGGGAACTGGTTCTGGAAGTGTTAGTGGTCAGGCTCAGGGAAGTAGTTCTGAAAGTGGTTCTGGAAGTGGAAATAATTATGGAAGTGGAAGTAATTATGGAAGCGCTCAGGCAAGTGGTTCTGGAAGTGGAACTGGTTATGAAAGTGGAAGTAATAATGGACATGGAAGCAGTCAGGTTCAAGGAGGTAGCTCTGAAAGTGGTTCTGGAAGTGGAAGTAATTATGGAAGCGGTCAGGCTCAGGGGAGTAGTTCTGAAACTGATTCTGAAAGTGGAAGTAACTATGGAAGTGGTCAGGCTCAAGGAAGTAGTTCTGAGACCAGTTCTGGAAGTGGAACTGATTCTGGAAGCAGTCAGTCTCAGGGAAGTGGTTCTGGAAGTGGAAGTAGTTCTGGAAGCGGTCAGGCTCAGGGAGGTGGTTCTGGAAGTGGAACTGATTATGAAAGTGGAAGTAATTATGAAAGTGGAGGTGGTCAGGCTCAGGGAAGTGGTTCTGGAAGTGGACGTAACTATGGAAGTGGAAGGGGTCGAGCTCGGGGAAGTGGTTCTGGAAGGGGTCAGGCTCAGGGAAGTAATTATGGAAGTGGAAGTGGTCTTGCGCAGGGAAGTGGTTATGGAAGGGGAAGCAGTTCTGGAAGTGGTTATAGACATAGTTCTGGAAGTGATCAGGGAAGTGGTCAAGCTCAGGGAAGTAATTATGGAAGTGGAAGCGATCCGGGAAGTGGTTATGGAAGTGAGAGCAGTTCTGGAAATGGTTATAGACATAGTTCTGGAAGTGATCAGGGAAGTGGTCAAGCTCAGGGAAGTAGTTATGGAAGTGGAAGTGATCAGGGAAGTAGTTATGCAAGTGGTCATGGAAGCGGTCAATATCAGGGAAGTAGTGATGAAAGTGGAAGACGTTATGGAAGTGACCAGGGAAGTAGCTACAGAAGTGGAAATGGTTATGAAACTTATGGAAATCGACATGATCAGGGAAGTGGTCATGGAAGCAGTCAACATCAGGAAAGTAGTTATGGAAGTGGTCATGGAAGCGGTCAACGTCAGGGAAGCAATAAGGGAAGTGGTCATGGAAGCAGACAAGCTCAGGGAAGTGATTAG
- the LOC113065083 gene encoding fibroin heavy chain-like isoform X4: MTARVYCSLMAVLSCLSGNLIITDATFSFPTMVFGFCPMKLTVVPSRRGCFFDGDCPGGEKCCIFESGSACVPPVSMTFPKIVAGFCPTKLTVVPSRRGCFSDGDCFGGDKCCIFESGPACVPPVSMDRIIQESLMKPGLCPPPTFERRSCTTFCNGDSDCPNNEKCCSNGCGRYCTAPYAVKPGQCPKPKDTPECAESCFHDGQCPDSQKCCPTTCGYACSEANDQESGQGSVHVSVKAGGNGRGYVSIQTSNRGSSSGSSSGFGSGGSSGSSSGTGSGSGQAQGSSSGSVSGSGSGQAQGSGSGSVSGSGSGSSSGTGSGSGSSSGTGSGSGSSSGSGQVQGSSSGSSYGTGSAGGSGSGSSSGSGQAQGSSSGSGYGTGSSSGSGQAQGSSSGSGSSFGSVSSSGSGYGTGSASSSGSGSSSGSGQAQGSSSGSGSSFGSGYGTGIASSSGTGSGSGSSSGSGHGTGTGSSSGSGYGTGSGYGTGSASSSGSGSGSGTSSGSGYGTGSASSSGTGSGSGSSSGSGQAQGSSSGTGSSYGSVSSSGSGSGTGSASSSGSGSGTGSASSSGSGYGSGTSSGSGYGTGSASSSGSGSGTGSASSIGSGSGSGTSSGSGYGTGSGSSSGSGQAQGSSSGGGSSYGSVSSSGSGYGTGSASSSGSGSSYGSVSSSGSGYGTGSASSSGTGSGSGSSSGSGQAQGSSSGSGSSYGSVSSSGSGYGTGSASSSGTGSGMGSSSGTGSGSGSGSGSGSSSGSGQAQGSSSGSGSSYGSVSSSGSGYGTGSASSSGTGSGMGSSSGTGSGSGSGSGSGSSSGSGQAQGSSSGSGSNYGSVSSSGSGYGTGSASSSGTAFGSGSSSGIGQAQGSSPGSGSGTGSGSSSGSGSGTGSGSSSSSGQAQGSSSGSGSNYGSVSSSGSGHGTGSASSSGTGSGSGSSSGIGQAQESSSGSGSGTGSSSGSGQAQGSSSGSGSSYGSVSSSGSGHGTGSGSSSGIGQAQGSSSGSGSGTGSSSGSGQAQGSSSGSGSSYGSVSSSGSGYGTGSASSSGTGSGSGSSSGSGQAQGSSSGSGYGTGSSSGSGQVQESSSGNGSGSVSSSGSGTSSGSGQAQERISGSSSGTGNASSSGTGSGSGTSYGSGQAQGSSSGIGSGSGSGSNQVQGSSSGSGSSYGSGSSQAQGSGSGSGTSHGSGSSQAQGSGSGGGSSQAQGSGSGSGSSYGSGSSQAQRSGSGSGSSQAQGSGSQGSEGSQVQGSGSGGGTSYGSSNYGSQAQASGSGSGTSHGSGSSQAQGSGSGSGYGSGTSHGSESSQAQGSGSGSGSSQAQGSGSGSVSGQAQGSSSESGSGSNYGSGQAQASGSGSRTGYESGSNNGHGSNQAQGGSSESGYGSGISHGSGSSQAQGSGSGGRTSYGSGNNYGSSQAQASGSGSGTGYESGRNNGHGSNQVQGSSSESGYGSGISHGSGSSQAQGSGSRGGSGYGSGSSSGTSYGSGSSQAQGTGSGSVSGQAQGSSSESGSGSGNNYGSGSNYGSAQASGSGSGTGYESGSNNGHGSSQVQGGSSESGSGSGSNYGSGQAQGSSSETDSESGSNYGSGQAQGSSSETSSGSGTDSGSSQSQGSGSGSGSSSGSGQAQGGGSGSGTDYESGSNYESGGGQAQGSGSGSGRNYGSGRGRARGSGSGRGQAQGSNYGSGSGLAQGSGYGRGSSSGSGYRHSSGSDQGSGQAQGSNYGSGSDPGSGYGSESSSGNGYRHSSGSDQGSGQAQGSSYGSGSDQGSSYASGHGSGQYQGSSDESGRRYGSDQGSSYRSGNGYETYGNRHDQGSGHGSSQHQESSYGSGHGSGQRQGSNKGSGHGSRQAQGSD; this comes from the exons ATGACAGCACGAGTGTACTGCTCGTTGATGGCTGTTTTATCATGTCTGTCTGGAAACTTGATCATAACAGATGCCACAT TCAGCTTCCCAACAATGGTGTTTGGTTTCTGTCCGATGAAGCTGACGGTCGTGCCGTCTCGTCGAGGATGTTTCTTTGATGGAGATTGCCCTGGAGGAGAAAAATGCTGTATATTTGAGTCGGGGTCTGCATGTGTGCCACCTGTTTCCA TGACCTTCCCAAAAATTGTGGCCGGGTTCTGTCCGACAAAGCTGACTGTTGTGCCATCCCGTCGAGGGTGTTTTTCTGATGGAGACTGCTTTGGAGGAGACAAATGCTGTATATTTGAGTCAGGGCCCGCATGTGTGCCACCTGTTTCCA TGGATAGAATTATTCAGGAGTCATTGATGAAGCCAGGACTGTGTCCACCCCCAACCTTTGAAAGAAGATCGTGTACCACATTCTGTAACGGTGACTCTGACTGTCCCAACAATGAGAAGTGCTGCAGCAATGGATGTGGTCGTTACTGTACGGCTCCATATGCAG TGAAACCAGGTCAATGTCCCAAACCGAAGGACACTCCAGAATGTGCTGAAAGCTGTTtccatgatggccagtgtcctgacTCGCAGAAATGTTGCCCAACTACCTGTGGCTATGCATGTAGTGAAGCAAATGATCAAGAAAGTGGTCAGGGAAGTGTTCATGTAAGTGTTAAGGCAGGTGGAAATGGAAGGGGTTATGTAAGTATTCAGACAAGTAATCGTGGAAGTAGTTCTGGAAGTAGTTCTGGATTTGGTTCTGGAGGTAGTTCTGGAAGTAGTTCTGGAACTGGTTCTGGAAGTGGTCAGGCTCAGGGAAGTAGTTCTGGTAGTGTAAGTGGTTCTGGAAGTGGTCAGGCTCAGGGAAGTGGTTCTGGAAGTGTAAGTGGTTCTGGGAGTGGGAGTAGTTCTGGAACTGGTTCTGGGAGTGGAAGTAGTTCTGGAACTGGTTCTGGGAGTGGAAGTAGTTCTGGAAGTGGTCAGGTTCAAGGGAGTAGTTCTGGAAGCAGTTATGGAACTGGAAGTGCAGGTGGTTCTGGAAGTGGAAGTAGTTCTGGAAGTGGTCAGGCTCAGGGAAGTAGTTCTGGAAGTGGTTATGGAACTGGAAGTAGTTCTGGAAGTGGTCAGGCTCAGGGAAGTAGTTCTGGAAGTGGGAGTAGTTTTGGAAGTGTGAGTAGTTCTGGAAGTGGTTATGGAACTGGAAGTGCAAGTAGTTCTGGAAGTGGAAGTAGTTCTGGAAGTGGTCAGGCTCAGGGAAGTAGTTCTGGAAGTGGGAGTAGTTTTGGAAGTGGTTATGGAACTGGAATTGCAAGTAGTTCTGGAACTGGTTCTGGAAGTGGAAGTAGTTCTGGAAGTGGTCATGGAACAGGAACTGGAAGTAGTTCTGGAAGTGGTTATGGAACTGGAAGTGGTTATGGAACTGGAAGTGCAAGTAGTTCTGGAAGTGGTTCTGGAAGTGGAACTAGTTCCGGAAGTGGTTATGGAACTGGAAGTGCAAGTAGTTCTGGAACAGGTTCTGGAAGTGGAAGTAGTTCCGGAAGTGGTCAGGCTCAGGGAAGTAGTTCTGGAACTGGGAGTAGTTATGGAAGTGTGAGTAGTTCTGGAAGTGGTTCTGGAACTGGAAGTGCAAGTAGTTCTGGAAGTGGTTCTGGAACTGGAAGTGCAAGTAGTTCTGGAAGTGGTTATGGAAGTGGAACTAGTTCCGGAAGTGGTTATGGAACTGGAAGTGCAAGTAGTTCTGGAAGTGGTTCTGGAACTGGAAGTGCAAGTAGTATTGGAAGTGGTTCTGGAAGTGGAACTAGTTCCGGAAGTGGTTATGGAACTGGAAGTGGAAGTAGTTCTGGAAGTGGTCAGGCTCAGGGGAGTAGTTCTGGAGGTGGGAGTAGTTATGGAAGTGTGAGTAGTTCTGGAAGTGGTTATGGAACTGGAAGTGCAAGTAGTTCTGGAA GTGGGAGTAGTTATGGAAGTGTGAGTAGTTCTGGAAGTGGTTATGGAACTGGAAGTGCAAGTAGTTCTGGAACAGGTTCTGGAAGTGGAAGTAGTTCTGGAAGTGGTCAGGCTCAGGGAAGTAGTTCTGGAAGTGGGAGTAGTTATGGAAGTGTGAGTAGTTCTGGAAGTGGTTATGGAACTGGAAGTGCAAGTAGTTCTGGAACTGGTTCTGGAATGGGAAGTAGTTCTGGAACGGGTTCTGGAAGTGGAAGTGGTTCTGGAAGTGGAAGTAGTTCTGGAAGTGGTCAGGCTCAGGGAAGTAGTTCTGGAAGTGGGAGTAGTTATGGAAGTGTGAGTAGTTCTGGAAGTGGTTATGGAACTGGAAGTGCAAGTAGTTCTGGAACTGGTTCTGGAATGGGAAGTAGTTCTGGAACTGGTTCTGGAAGTGGAAGTGGTTCTGGAAGTGGAAGTAGTTCTGGAAGTGGTCAGGCTCAGGGAAGTAGTTCTGGAAGTGGGAGTAATTATGGAAGTGTGAGTAGTTCTGGAAGTGGTTATGGAACTGGAAGTGCAAGTAGTTCTGGAACTGCTTTTGGAAGTGGAAGTAGTTCTGGAATTGGTCAGGCTCAGGGAAGTAGTCCTGGAAGTGGTTCAGGAACTGGAAGTGGAAGTAGTTCTGGAAGTGGTTCAGGAACTGGAAGTGGAAGTAGTTCTTCAAGTGGTCAGGCTCAGGGAAGTAGTTCTGGAAGTGGGAGTAATTATGGAAGTGTGAGTAGTTCTGGAAGTGGTCATGGAACTGGAAGTGCAAGTAGTTCTGGAACAGGTTCTGGAAGTGGAAGTAGTTCTGGAATTGGTCAGGCTCAGGAAAGTAGTTCCGGAAGTGGTTCTGGAACTGGAAGTAGTTCTGGAAGTGGTCAGGCTCAGGGGAGTAGTTCTGGAAGTGGGAGTAGTTATGGAAGTGTGAGTAGTTCTGGAAGTGGTCATGGAACTGGAAGTGGAAGTAGTTCTGGAATTGGTCAGGCTCAGGGAAGTAGTTCCGGAAGTGGTTCTGGAACTGGAAGTAGTTCTGGAAGTGGTCAGGCTCAGGGAAGTAGTTCTGGAAGTGGGAGTAGTTATGGAAGTGTGAGTAGTTCTGGAAGTGGTTATGGAACTGGAAGTGCAAGTAGTTCTGGAACAGGTTCTGGAAGTGGAAGTAGTTCTGGAAGTGGTCAGGCTCAGGGAAGTAGTTCCGGAAGTGGTTATGGAACTGGAAGTAGTTCTGGAAGTGGTCAGGTTCAGGAGAGTAGTTCTGGAAATGGTTCTGGAAGTGTGAGTAGTTCTGGAAGTGGAACTAGTTCCGGAAGTGGTCAGGCTCAAGAACGTATTTCTGGAAGTAGTTCTGGAACTGGAAATGCAAGTAGTTCTGGAACTGGTTCTGGAAGTGGAACTAGTTATGGAAGTGGCCAGGCTCAGGGAAGTAGTTCTGGAATTGGAAGTGGTTCAGGAAGTGGAAGCAATCAGGTTCAAGGAAGTAGTTCTGGAAGTGGAAGTAGTTATGGAAGTGGCAGCAGTCAGGCTCAGGGAAGTGGTTCTGGAAGTGGAACTAGTCATGGAAGTGGAAGCAGTCAGGCTCAGGGAAGTGGTTCCGGAGGTGGAAGCAGTCAGGCTCAGGGAAGTGGTTCTGGAAGTGGAAGTAGTTATGGAAGTGGAAGCAGTCAGGCCCAGAGAAGTGGTTCTGGAAGTGGAAGCAGTCAGGCTCAGGGAAGTGGAAGTCAAGGAAGTGAAGGTAGTCAGGTTCAGGGAAGTGGTTCTGGAGGTGGAACTAGTTATGGGAGCAGTAATTATGGTAGTCAGGCTCAGGCAAGTGGTTCTGGAAGTGGAACTAGTCATGGAAGTGGAAGCAGTCAGGCTCAGGGAAGCGGTTCTGGAAGTGGTTATGGAAGTGGAACTAGTCACGGAAGTGAAAGCAGTCAGGCTCAGGGAAGTGGTTCTGGAAGTGGAAGCAGTCAGGCTCAGGGAAGTGGTTCTGGAAGTGTTAGTGGTCAGGCTCAGGGAAGTAGTTCTGAAAGTGGTTCTGGAAGTAATTATGGAAGCGGTCAGGCTCAGGCAAGTGGTTCTGGAAGTAGAACTGGTTATGAAAGTGGAAGTAATAATGGACATGGAAGCAATCAGGCTCAAGGAGGTAGTTCTGAAAGTGGTTATGGAAGTGGAATTAGTCATGGAAGTGGAAGCAGTCAGGCTCAGGGAAGTGGTTCTGGAGGTAGAACTAGTTATGGGAGTGGAAATAATTACGGAAGCAGTCAGGCTCAGGCAAGTGGTTCTGGAAGTGGAACTGGTTATGAAAGTGGAAGAAATAATGGACATGGAAGCAATCAGGTTCAAGGAAGTAGTTCTGAAAGTGGTTATGGAAGTGGAATTAGTCATGGAAGTGGAAGCAGTCAGGCTCAGGGAAGTGGTTCTAGAGGTGGAAGTGGTTATGGAAGTGGAAGTAGTTCTGGAACTAGTTATGGAAGTGGAAGCAGTCAGGCTCAGGGAACTGGTTCTGGAAGTGTTAGTGGTCAGGCTCAGGGAAGTAGTTCTGAAAGTGGTTCTGGAAGTGGAAATAATTATGGAAGTGGAAGTAATTATGGAAGCGCTCAGGCAAGTGGTTCTGGAAGTGGAACTGGTTATGAAAGTGGAAGTAATAATGGACATGGAAGCAGTCAGGTTCAAGGAGGTAGCTCTGAAAGTGGTTCTGGAAGTGGAAGTAATTATGGAAGCGGTCAGGCTCAGGGGAGTAGTTCTGAAACTGATTCTGAAAGTGGAAGTAACTATGGAAGTGGTCAGGCTCAAGGAAGTAGTTCTGAGACCAGTTCTGGAAGTGGAACTGATTCTGGAAGCAGTCAGTCTCAGGGAAGTGGTTCTGGAAGTGGAAGTAGTTCTGGAAGCGGTCAGGCTCAGGGAGGTGGTTCTGGAAGTGGAACTGATTATGAAAGTGGAAGTAATTATGAAAGTGGAGGTGGTCAGGCTCAGGGAAGTGGTTCTGGAAGTGGACGTAACTATGGAAGTGGAAGGGGTCGAGCTCGGGGAAGTGGTTCTGGAAGGGGTCAGGCTCAGGGAAGTAATTATGGAAGTGGAAGTGGTCTTGCGCAGGGAAGTGGTTATGGAAGGGGAAGCAGTTCTGGAAGTGGTTATAGACATAGTTCTGGAAGTGATCAGGGAAGTGGTCAAGCTCAGGGAAGTAATTATGGAAGTGGAAGCGATCCGGGAAGTGGTTATGGAAGTGAGAGCAGTTCTGGAAATGGTTATAGACATAGTTCTGGAAGTGATCAGGGAAGTGGTCAAGCTCAGGGAAGTAGTTATGGAAGTGGAAGTGATCAGGGAAGTAGTTATGCAAGTGGTCATGGAAGCGGTCAATATCAGGGAAGTAGTGATGAAAGTGGAAGACGTTATGGAAGTGACCAGGGAAGTAGCTACAGAAGTGGAAATGGTTATGAAACTTATGGAAATCGACATGATCAGGGAAGTGGTCATGGAAGCAGTCAACATCAGGAAAGTAGTTATGGAAGTGGTCATGGAAGCGGTCAACGTCAGGGAAGCAATAAGGGAAGTGGTCATGGAAGCAGACAAGCTCAGGGAAGTGATTAG